GAATATCGTTTGGCGATATTGTACCTGCAAAATTTAATAATTGTCTGCCTGGAACACCATGAATTTGCGAACCTACTAAAGTTCGGGCAAACTCCAACACTCGATACTGCAAGTCTTCAGGCATAACTTTTAATTCTTCAATTAGCCGATTGAGAATCGGTGTGTCCATATTTCTCCTGATAATTTTCGATTTTGGTTGCTAGTCCTTCTTTTATAGATTTTCACATTTCTGAGACGAACTAAACAGCTATGGCTTATCAGTACAAACATACTCAACTTTTGCTTGAGAGATTGTGACGAGTTACAAAGTCTTCTACACTGGCTGAAATAGGTTTTAACTCTCTCTGTTAGGCTCCTCATGACGGTCAACGATTCTGAATACATCAGGCAAGATGAAGCCACTCGTGTGCGTGTACTAAGCGAAGCACTACCTTATATTCAGCAATTCGCCGGTCGCACTGTTGTTGTCAAATATGGTGGCGCAGCAATGAAAGATAGCGCACTCAAAGACAAAGTGATCCGCGACATTGTATTCTTATCCTGCGTAGGTTTGCGTCCAATTGTAGTCCACGGGGGTGGCCCAGAAATTAACAGTTGGTTAGATAAGCTGGGCATCGAACCACAATTTAAAAATGGTCTGCGAGTCACTGATGCCGCCACAATGGATGTGGTGGAAATGGTTTTAGTTGGTCGAGTTAACAAAGAAATTGTCGCGCTAATTAACCAAGCTGGTGGATTGGCTGTAGGACTTTGCGGTAAAGACGGTAATCTATTTACAGCTCGTCCCCAAGGTCAAGAAGGCATCGGCTTTGTCGGGGAAGTCAGCAATGTGAATATTAAAATTTTAGACACCCTTGCTAGCAATGGTTATATTCCGGTAGTGTCCAGCGTCGCCGCAGACGAAACGGGACAAGCTTACAACATTAACGCTGATACTGTAGCTGGAGAAATTGCCGCAGCACTGGGGGCAGAAAAGTTAATTTTACTGACCGACACCAGTGGAATTTTAAAAGATTACAAAGACCAATCTACCTTGATTCCAAAAGTAGATATTCGCGAAGCCCGCGATTTAATTGCTAATGGCATAGTTAGTGGCGGGATGATTCCCAAAGTCAATTGTTGTGTGCGATCGCTTGCTCAAGGAGTGCGTGCTGCACACATCATTGATGGACGCATTCCTCACGCCCTACTCCTAGAAATCTTTACTGATGTTGGGATCGGTACAATGATTCTCGGTTCACAGTTCACTTATTAAGCGAAAGGGGAAGGCGACGGGTAAGTGGGGGAGTGGAAAAGTCGGCGAAGAGGAGAGTTTGAGCTTCCAAAGCTCAACGTTGAGGTTCAGAAGGTCAACGTCGGGGTTCAGAAGGTCAACGTCGAGGTTCAGAAGGTCAACGTCGAGGTTCAGAAGGCCAACGTCGGGGTTCCAAAGCTCAACGCTGAAGTTCAGAAGGTCAACGTCGAGGTTCAGAACCTCAACGTCGAGGTTCCAAAGCTCAATGCTGAGCTTCAGAAGGTCAATATTGGAGTTCTTAAACTGAAACTTTAAATTCTAACTCTCCCCCTCTCCCCCTCTCCCCCTCCTCCCCTCCCCCCTTCGCCAAATATTCCTAGTCTTGGCAAAATTAAGACAGAGTTGATTTGTGTGCAGAACGTGACTGTAGAAAGTATAGAAATTGCCAGAGGTTACTACCAGACAGGGAAAGCCGCCTTTGAAAGTGGAAAATACCGCGAAGCTGTAGAGAATTTGGAAAAGGCAAGTGCCTTATTAACTCGTAATTCTCGGCTTGGGGGTGAAACAGAGCTTTGGTTGGTGACAGCTTATGAAGCTGCTGGACGCACGGATGAGGCGATCGCCCTGTGTGAAAGACTCAAACGCCACCCTCACTTAGAAACTGCCAAACAAGCGCGGCGGTTGCATTACATCTTAAAAGCGCCGAAGTTGCAAAGGCCCAGCGAGTGGATGACTCAAATCCCCGATTTGGGCGCACTATCTGACAATGATCTCAAAATTCGTGCAGCTGGAAAATCTACCAAATCTTCTCAGCCAAAGAAACCTGCTGAGCCAGAATTTATTGATCTCAGCCAGGTCAATACTAAAGATAATCGCTTTATCTGGGTGGCGCTAATGGGTATTGGTTTAACGGTTTTGTACTTGGTTTGGTTGAATTTTTCAGGAACGTCTGTTTGAAACTAACAGGAAGCAAGATCAATAATCTCTGTAGAGACGTTGCAATGCAACGTCTCTACATGTAGGTGACCGTTTGCCTGCTAGATATAGAGCGATCGCTTCAGACTGAGAATTCAGCAGAACTGATTGTAGAAACATTTGGCTTGCTTGGAGAATTTCCGAAAGTCATGTTTAATAAGCTAATGCTGCCAGGACGTAATAAACTCGTCATTCCGTTAAAGCGATTGGGTGAAAATGAACGTCGCCCAGAGATAGAAGTCAAGATTAGTTAAAAAGTTTGAGTTTTGGGGAGATTTGGAGAATGAATTCCTCTACTCTAGGAAAGATGTTCGTATGGTTAATTAGACCATTTAGTTTTGTGTTAGCAAAATGGGAATTGCTTACAAGATTTACCACTAGGAAAGGAATTAATCGCTTCTTTTCTAGAGAAAACCTGCTTTCCTCTACATCTGTAAAAAAAGGAAGAGGGAAAAATCAAAAGCCTATTTTGTGGCTAGTGCTATTAACATCTCTGCTACTGACTGGATGTGTTGAGTACGATGCTGGGGTTAATTTTAACAACTCAAATAGTGGCGAACTGGTACAGCATATTAAATTAGGAGAACGGCTAACCAGTTTTAGCGGCGATTACGTGTATGAATGGTTAAACAGCATAGAGCGCCGCGCTCGCAAACTAGAAGGGAAAATTCGGCGGGTCTCCAAAGAAGAAATTATTGTGACAGTTCCTTTCACCAGTGGTACGGAATTGCAAGAAAAGTTCAACGATTTTTTTAATTCCCGTACGAATCAACCAACAGAATCTCAGCAGAACGAAGCAGATTCACAACTGCCGAAAATTGAGTCTAATTTACTCTTAGAGCAGAATAATTTTTTAGTTTTAGTACGGAATCGATTAATTTATGATTTGGATTTGCGATCGCTCTCGCTAATTGCTAGCAAAGGTAACGTCTTAGCAAATGCTGGTTCAATTCTCGACTTGGAATTCAGCTTAAAAACTCCTTGGGGAGCTAAGAATATTCAATTAACTGAAACTGCTATTCAACCAGAAAAGAATGGCAAACAGCTGGTGTGGAAACTCCAACCAGGAGAGCTAAACCATATAGAAGCTGTTTTCTGGCTTCCCAGTCCCCTCGGCATTGGTACATTATTAATTATCCTGTTTGTCTGGGGAGGATTTTATCTCAGATACACTTTCATGCCAGACCCCAGGATTCAGTTTTCTCCCAAAGCACCAGCCACAGAACAGTCCTGAATACTGAATGACCCAATGGCTGAAAATTTCCAATAGACAAGGAGAGCTAAATATTCTCCTTGTCTAATTACAAAAAACTTTTTATTGAACTATAAATTTATATTCCTAAATTATGCCTTTATCAAGCATTACTCCATTCCCGGTGTAATATTACCTATCTACTTTTTTCTTTTGTGTCCTTGTTGTGAAAGCTCACATTTTCTTATTGTTTGCTTTGTTGCTGCTTACCCCTCCAGCTTTTGCTCAAACGCCCATATCTACGCCACAGATAACTGCTACTCTAAAACCTACTGCAACATCAACACCTAGTAAGTCCCCGAAGAAACCCCCTATTAGTAAATTTGCAGAGGATCTAGAAACGCTTGATAAAAGCTTAACTGCGATCGCTTTCACTTTGGCAAAGGCAGTGGTTGCCGTCTTGAGTATTCTCGTACTCTATCGGCTCCTGTTACTGATTGCTTATCGCTCATCCCAACTGATCATCGATAACTTTAGCAATTATTCTGGTGCTGATGAAGAACTTGACAAAGTGTTACCAGGGCTGAGTCAATTAGCGCGAGAAATGCTGGTACAGGAGATGAAAGGTGTGCGCCAGCGAATGAAGGAACACATTAAAAGTGCGGGGCCAGAAACCTATCGCTCTCGCGACCAGTTACCGCTACCACAAGCAACTCCAGAACAACGACTCGCTGATTTAGTTGCTTCACTAAGCGAGTTCACACCCGACCAAATCGACCCGATAGTGCATCTGCTGAAGGTGATATTCCCCCCCTTTGGCACTAAAGTTACCAGTATCCTCCAAAGTCAAGGTAAAGAACATAATAGGTTGGGAATTACATTTGAAATCACCAATATAGAAGGTCGCTTATCCTCCAAGCTTTACACTATCTGGGAGTCTGATGCTCAGAATGATTCGTCAACACAGATACTTAAAGACCGCTACAGAAAGCTTTTAAAATCAGCTACCCGCTGGTTGGCATTAGAACTTTGTCGGCGTGAAATGTTAACAGTTATACCTTGGAATTACTTTGGTGAGAGACGTAACCGCTATCAAGGACAGGTTCATAACTTTTTTGGCGCTCTCAACCAAGCCAGCGCTCAAACTCATGGCAGTTTCTTTGGTGACTTGGCTATTGAGGATTTGCAACAGGCAATAGTTTTCTACCCAGACTGGTATCAACCCTACGAAAATCTGGCTGACATATACAGTTTAAAAGAAGGTTTGTATTGGCGGCGTCAAGCAATTTTGCAATACGAGAAAGCGCTTGAAAGATGTCAAGATGAATCTATCAAGCGCCGAATTAGGGTTGGCAAAGCAATAACTGGGCTAGTCAAAACTGATGATTTAGCTCAGGACAAGAAAAATGAAATAGATAATTTAGTTCAAGAAGCAAAACAGGAAATAGAAAAAGTCTTGACGGGCTGGGATGAGACATCGGAGCTAAACCACCGCTTTTTATATAACTTAGCGTGTTGGTATGCGATCGCTCACCGTCAAAATGCAGGAGTAGAAGACGCACTTTTAAAAGCCCGCCGCTACTTAGTTTATGCTTTTGCTAGAGACAGTGATCGCATTTTCTGGGACTGGGCAGACCAAGATCCAGAGTTACAGGGCATTTGTGAAGGTATTACGGAATTAAAATTTCACCTGTTGAAGAAATTCAACACAGTTCCTCAATTTTCGACACTCACCCATAAGGATTTTGCCCAATCCATAGAAGAAGTCCTCAAAACAGCTAAATGGTTATAGTTACAAGGAGATAAATAAAAATGAACGAGAACCAAGAACCAAAGCCACCTAACCCAAGATCCTTTACTCCACGTCCTCCGGAGCAGAACGCACCCTCAAAGCCAAAAAGAGGCGTACAACGTAAATCACCGGATGCTCCAAACTTTCCACAACCTTGTCCAGAACCTTCTGAAGAAGAAACGGATCTCGAACCAAGAGCCAACGAAATACCACCTTGGGGAACTGGTGAAAAGCCACCTTCAGATTGAAATTAAGGTGACAATCGCTCAATCTTCCAACTACTGTCATCTAAACGAGTATAAAGTAAGCGATCGTGCAGTCGGCTGGAGCGACCTTGCCAAAACTCGATTTGTGTGGGTATCACTCGTAAGCCGCCCCAATGAGGCGGTCGAGGGATCTCCTGATTTTCATATTTGCTCTGAAATTCTTGCAAACGTTGCTCTAATAACTCTCGGCTGGCGATTACCTCACTTTGATTTGATACCCACGCACCTAAACGACTGTTGGCTGGACGGCTATCAAAATAACCATCAGACTCGTTTTCAGAAACCTTTTCCACAGTCCCAGAAATCCGGACTTGGCGCTCCAATTCTGCCCACCAGAAAACCAAAGCTGCATGGGGATTTTTTGCTAGTTCTTGCCCTTTGTGGCTGTTGTAATTGGTAAAAAATACAAAACCACGTTGATCAAAATCTTTCAGTAGCACCATTCTTGCTGAGGGCTTACCGTCTGGTGTGGCAGTGGCTATAGTCATGGCATTGGGTTCAGGAAGTTGGGCTGCTAGCGCTTGATCGAACCATTTTTTAAACTGTATAAAAGGATTAGGGTCAATTTCAGTTTTACTTAAACCTTGCAAAGTGTAGTCTTTGCGAAGGTCGGCTATAGTTTTATCCATCGTGATTTGCTTCCTTGCTATCAGATAAGCTTATACATAACTTTGTTAAAAATATCTATGATCGTGATCAACGCTAACGCCAGTTTGATATTCTCTCAAAGTGTCTCAAAAATAGATTGCACCAGATGCGCCGTTCGACC
This region of Nostoc sp. UHCC 0302 genomic DNA includes:
- the pdxH gene encoding pyridoxamine 5'-phosphate oxidase — encoded protein: MDKTIADLRKDYTLQGLSKTEIDPNPFIQFKKWFDQALAAQLPEPNAMTIATATPDGKPSARMVLLKDFDQRGFVFFTNYNSHKGQELAKNPHAALVFWWAELERQVRISGTVEKVSENESDGYFDSRPANSRLGAWVSNQSEVIASRELLEQRLQEFQSKYENQEIPRPPHWGGLRVIPTQIEFWQGRSSRLHDRLLYTRLDDSSWKIERLSP
- a CDS encoding tetratricopeptide repeat protein, producing MTVESIEIARGYYQTGKAAFESGKYREAVENLEKASALLTRNSRLGGETELWLVTAYEAAGRTDEAIALCERLKRHPHLETAKQARRLHYILKAPKLQRPSEWMTQIPDLGALSDNDLKIRAAGKSTKSSQPKKPAEPEFIDLSQVNTKDNRFIWVALMGIGLTVLYLVWLNFSGTSV
- the argB gene encoding acetylglutamate kinase; this encodes MTVNDSEYIRQDEATRVRVLSEALPYIQQFAGRTVVVKYGGAAMKDSALKDKVIRDIVFLSCVGLRPIVVHGGGPEINSWLDKLGIEPQFKNGLRVTDAATMDVVEMVLVGRVNKEIVALINQAGGLAVGLCGKDGNLFTARPQGQEGIGFVGEVSNVNIKILDTLASNGYIPVVSSVAADETGQAYNINADTVAGEIAAALGAEKLILLTDTSGILKDYKDQSTLIPKVDIREARDLIANGIVSGGMIPKVNCCVRSLAQGVRAAHIIDGRIPHALLLEIFTDVGIGTMILGSQFTY
- a CDS encoding DUF3153 domain-containing protein encodes the protein MNSSTLGKMFVWLIRPFSFVLAKWELLTRFTTRKGINRFFSRENLLSSTSVKKGRGKNQKPILWLVLLTSLLLTGCVEYDAGVNFNNSNSGELVQHIKLGERLTSFSGDYVYEWLNSIERRARKLEGKIRRVSKEEIIVTVPFTSGTELQEKFNDFFNSRTNQPTESQQNEADSQLPKIESNLLLEQNNFLVLVRNRLIYDLDLRSLSLIASKGNVLANAGSILDLEFSLKTPWGAKNIQLTETAIQPEKNGKQLVWKLQPGELNHIEAVFWLPSPLGIGTLLIILFVWGGFYLRYTFMPDPRIQFSPKAPATEQS